Genomic window (Paenibacillus sp. PK3_47):
CTCATACACCGGGAAGCGGCTGTAGCCTTCCTTTTCTGCGGCCCGGATCACTTTTTCAGCCGTATCCAGCACCGAAACCGCCACAATGTCGGTGCGGTGGGTCATAATATCAGACACCTGTTTGTTATCGAAGTCAAAAATATTGTTAATCATCAGCTTTTCGGCGGCCTGAATGGTCCCCATCTGGGTCCCGCTGTCGAGCATCATCCGGATTTCTTCTTCGGACACTTCTTCGTCGTTCTCATTCGGGTCCACTCCGAACAGCCGTACTAAAAGGTTGGTGGACGAGGTTAATAATTTCACAAATGGTGCCGCAACCTTTGACAGCAGATTGAGCGGTGATGCCACGAACATGGCGATCGCATCGGCTTTTTTCATGGCTACACGTTTGGGGACGAGTTCTCCCAGGACAAGGGTAACATAGGACAAAATCAAGGTAATGACTACCAATGAGATGGTGTTAAGAATGTTGACCGCGACCGGAACACCAAGCGATACTAGCAGGGCGGACAGATCACCGGCAAAATTCTCGGCTGCAAAGGCGCTGGCCATAAATCCCGCAAGGGTAATCCCGATCTGGATCGTTGCCAGAAAGCGGCTGGGCTCTTCAAGCAAACCCTGGAGCAGCTTGGCTTTTGGATTTCCTTCCTGGGCCATCAGTCGGATCTTATTGTCGTTCAGTGAGATCAGGGCCATTTCTGAAGCTGCAAAAAATGCATTCACTAATATTAACAATAAAACAACGGCTAATTCAATCAAATTGCAAGCACCTCCCGGTAATGTGGATGACAGCCTGACGGGTGTTATTCCATAGTATATAGTTACCCTGAAATTCAATTTAACTTTACCTTAACCTGTGAAAATAATCCTAATCCCGCACCAACCCTGCTCAGATCATGCAGTGCAGAAAGGGATGCCCAAGCCGCTAAGGCCTGAAGCATCCCTTCAATATTTCCTGTCCCTGAAGCGGCAGCTATGCCTCAACCGCCTGTGTCGGCACCTGCTTGGCACTCCGTGTCAGGGAGAACAGCTCCAGTTCAGGCCGCAGTTTACCCATAAGGGAGTCGGTGACCAGCTCAGCTGCGATCATACTGTATACCGTCCCGTTGCCGCCGTAGCCTTCAATGAAAAAGCAGTTCGGGTAATCGGGATGAGGTCCTATAAAGGGCAGTCCGTCCCGTGTTGTACCAAAGACTGCGCCCCAGGCATACTCCGCTTCCACCCCTTTAAGCTCCGGAAATAAAGCTTCGAGTTCCTCCAGCAGCCGCTGGCTCCGGGATAACACTCGGACCTCACGGCGCTGCGGATCCGTCAGCGGCTCATCTTTTCCACCGATAACAATCCGCTTGTCATGCGTAGTCCGCAGATATAAGTATGGCCGGGCAGTCTCCCAGATCAGGCTTTGTTCATGCCACTTGGGCATTTTCTTCAGGGGCCGGGTCATAATGGCATATGTATTAATCAGGTCAGCTCCCCGGTCCTTCTTCATCTCCTGGGTCTCATAGCCCATAGAGAAAATAACCTTTTTGGCAAATATACGTCCGCCTTCTGTATAGCAGATTACACCTTCATCTTCAAATTTAAAATGTACGGCTTTCGTGTGTTCATATACCCGTACGCCGACGGCATGTGCTTTATGAATCAGGCTGTGTACAGTCCGGAACGGGTTGGTTTCAGCATCTTCCCTGGAATAAATGGCCCCCGGTTTGGTAAAAGCATAATTAGCGCCGATCTTGTCTGCTTCCCAAAATTCTGAATCAAAACCGTGGGCAATTAAGGTGTGATGTTCTTTCCGTAAAGCAGGTACGTCCTCGGGACGGCTTGCATACAGGAGACTGGGCCGGGTCACAATGTGCGGATTAATATCCAGCTTGTCCTGCAGTTTGAGAATGTTACGGACAGCCCTCTGGCACATTCTGTAGAACAGTACTCCGTTTTGTTCACCATACGTATGGATACAGGAGGTAAGTGATTTATCGTTAGCCGTTTGCAGCAGACCGGTATTGGCATGGGAGCTTCCCCCGCCAACCGTTCTTTTATCAATCATTACGGTGTCCAATCCGCTGAGTGACAGCTTGTAAGCGGTCATGGCTCCGCCCATTCCGGCGCCGACGATCAGACATTCACACGATATATCCTCCTGCAGCACAGGGTAAGCCGGGATCTCCGGCAAGGTTGATTCCCAGGGCAGACGCCCGCTGTTTAAATCCATTGTGATCTCCCCTTAATGAGATTCCGGTAAGGTAGTATTGACTGTAATAATGACTCTCATGCGCGTTTGAAATCCAAGGTTGTAGGAATGCTTTCGTTTGTATTTGCACATAAAAGGCCAGGCTCCGCGGCATAATAAGACTGCTTGAACATCTAAAAGGAGGGACATTAAGAACATGCAATCCATACAAATGCAGCCGCTCACCGGCAAAGAGCTCCAATATATCGCTGATTCCATCTCCAATGAGGATTTGCTGATCAAGCAGCTGGCCGCAACCGCAGGATCTGCCCAGAGCCAGGCTGTTCAGCAGATCTGCATCCAGCAGATCCATAGCCATACTCATCATATGAGCGCATTAATCCAGCTGCTGCAGCAGCATCAGTCTTACGCTCCGACACAGCCGCAATAATAATATAACCAGCTGACTTTCGGAGATTTTCAGGAAGCCCGGCTTACAAAACTTTTAGGAGGTAATATAAGTGTACGCACAAAACGGATCAACCTTTATGGCAGATGAGGATATGCTGAAAACGGTGCTGACGGATCTAAGGCGGACAGTGCGTGAATATACAACTGCCGCCACTGAGTCAAATTGTCCGGTTGTACGCGCTACGTTTAATGAACTGACTATGGATACGCTGCGCCTTCAGGGGGAGCTGTATGGCCATATGAAACAGCTGAACATGTACTCTGCGCCAGGCAAGGCTCTCCGCCAGGATGTGGATAAGCAGATCCAGTCCGCACAGCAGGCAGAGCAAAAATGCCAGCAATTCGTACAGCAAAAAACAGGCGGTGCTGCTGCATATGCAAAAACCGGAAATGTTCCGCTGCATCAGCCGAATGTGCATAGTTCTTACTATATGTAACCCGGCTGCGTCTTAAATGAAGCACAGGGAGCATTTGGGTGGTTCAGTTTGATAATAAATGCATAGATATGGTCCGTTTCGGCTGCGCGAGCCCGCTGGAACGGGCTTTTTTGCTGTCATATGGAGTGTGAAAGCAGGCTTGCGGGAAATGGCATTCCTTTCAGGCCTCCGCTTTCCGGGGTGTTATTTTGTTTGCAGAGATGCTATTTTCATGTCATATTAGTATTAAACTCTTTTCACGGGTGATTACTGCTCCTAGGCAGGATCTGATGTGAACTATCCGGAGGGAAGGCATGAAGGAAATGAACGAATTGAAGAGGAAAGTGCTGGAACTGCTCAAGGAGGACGCGCGAAGCTCAACGGCGCTGATGGCCACTATGCTTGGGGCGGAAGAAGATGATATCAAAGCGGTAATCGAGCAAATGGAGAAGGATCATGTCATCGTAAAATATGCTACAGTCGTGAACTGGGACAAAGTGGATGACGAACGGGTCACCGCACTGATCGAGGTGCAGATTACGCCGGAGCGCGGACGCGGTTTTGAAGGCATAGCCGAGCGGATTTACCTGTATCCGCAGGTGAAGTCAGTCTACCTGATGTCAGGGGCCTATGATCTCCTTGTAGAGGTGGAAGGGCGCAATTTGCGTGAGGTCGCCAACTTTGTTTCCGAGAAGCTGTCGCCGATCGATTCCGTGCTTTCAACCAAAACCAATTTTACGCTTAAAAAATACAAACAGGACGGTATCATCTTTGAAGACCATGAAGAGGACAACCGTCTGATGATATCTCCGTAAAGGAAGTAATCATATGATCACGAACAAACACACACATAACGGGGATACAAGCAAGTCCATGAATTCATATCTGGCTCCGCTGGTGCAGCAGATTCAGCCTTCGGGGATCCGCAAGTTTTTTGATCTGGCTGCAGGCAGCAAGGATGTTATTTCGCTCGGGGTCGGCGAGCCGGACTTCAAGACACCATGGCACGTAAGAGAAGCCTGCGTGTATTCGCTGGAAAGAGGTTTTACAGGCTACACTTCGAACGCAGGGATGCCTGAGCTTCGGGAAGGCATCGCGGGCTATCTGCAAAGCCGGTTCGCGATCGAGTACAATCCTGCGAATCAGATTATCGCTACAGTGGGCGGCAGTGAGGCCATTGACCTTGCGCTTCGTGCATTAATCAGTCCCGGGGACGAGATTCTGATCCCGGAGCCGTGTTATATTTCATATTCGCCGATTACGGCCATTGGCGGGGGGATTCCGGTCGGTATTGAGACCTTCGGTGAGAACAATTTTAAGCTGACTGCCGAAGGGCTTGAAGCCAAAATTACACCGCGTTCCAAAATTCTGATTCTGTGCTATCCGAGCAATCCTACAGGTGCGATCATGAGCCGTGAGGACTGGGAGCCGATCGCCAAAGTGGTCGAGAAGCATGATCTCATCGTGATTTCCGATGAAATTTATGCCGAGCTGACCTATGGCAGCAATCATGTAAGCTTTGCATCCCTGCCCGGCATGATTGACCGGACCATTCTGGTCAGCGGCTTCTCCAAGGCGTTCGCCATGACAGGCTGGCGTATGGGCTATGCCTGCGGTCATCCGGATCTGATCTCGGCCATGCTGAAGATTCACCAGTACACTGTAATGTGTGCGCCTTCCATGGGCCAGGTGGCTGCTCTTGAGGCCTTGACCAACGGGATGGAAGAGAAGGACCGGATGACGGATTCCTATAACCAGCGCCGGCGCCTGATCGTCAAGGGACTGCGCGATGCAGGGCTTGACTGCCATGAACCGCAGGGTGCATTTTATGCATTTCCAAGCATCCGCCGTACAGGACTGACTTCTGACGAATTCGCCCAGCGGCTTCTGCTGGAGCATAAGGTTGCTGCCGTTCCGGGCAGTGTTTTCGGCTTGGGCGGAGAAGGCTATCTGCGCTGCTCGTATGCTACATCGGTAGCCCAGATTAATGAGGCGATTGAACGGATCGGGGCATTTGTCTCCCAGCTTGAACGTGAACGGTCTTAATTAGCTGTTAGAATAAAGAAGCAGTACTATAGCATATTATCCCGAATTATGGTATTATTTAACTCTAAGAACAAGAAAAACCTGTGATATCATCCTTGGACTTTTTATATCTGTAATCCGGTGTATACTACTTTACACTTGTGAGAAAATCAGGGTATCAATTTCTTTGGAGTTACAGTAATGCATTAAGACGTAAGGAGGGATGATTGTGCCCGGTATCGACTACTTCTTGCCTTCCTATGGGTGTGAATCTTATCCCGGAAGCGGGAACCAGCCTTTTAAGAGTGATGCTTCAATACGCAATATCTCTCTGGAAGATGAAATTGTGATCCTCCGCAGCCGGATGGAGCAAATGTTCCTGCAGGAGAATTCCTTCACCGCAGCTAACGTGATCGAAATCAGCAGTCTGCTTGATTTGAAGATCAATGAGTATATGAAGAAAAGCTCCCGCAAAGGATAATTTGCGGAAGCTTTATTGGAAAGGGCCTTAGGGCCCTTTTTTTGTGCGCAGGACGGCCCTTATCCGGCTGGACAAATATTATAAGGCGATAGAGATTGCAGCAACAAAGAGTAAAAAGACCACCGCATAATTTAAACGCCGCCTGGCCCAGCTGCTGGCAGTAACCGGACTGCTGCCCGTAAGGCTGCTGAAATCCACAATAGGATGCGGAGCGGCTTCGCTCAGTCTTTCTATATTTTGTTCGCTGTGTTTGAAGAGCAGGGAATGCAGCAGTGTGGCATCTTTGTAATAACCCGAAATGGTCAATACGGGCTGGTCCGGACTGTGTACAAGAAAAGCCCCGTTTATTTTTTCTGCATAAATCTGATTCACATCAAGCTCAAGGGTTCTAAGGATATTACGGTAGCGCATTTTGTCCTGATCCAGCTCCACGAAGGAATTGGTGACCAGAGCCGTATAGTAGAGGCTGACTGCTCCCAAAAGGCCCCCGACCGTCCACAGCATGATTGAAGAAAACCCGCTGCGGGAGTATCCCAGCATAATGAAGAATATGGACGTAGCTACTGTAATAACAGCAATAAAGTAATGCCACCTGGAAATACGGAACACAAGCGGATACAGCGGATCATCTGAACCGTCGGCTCCGTTAGCCGGATTCCCGGACTTTGTCATCGTAATTCCTCCTTGTGAACAGTTATATAGATTATTACCCAAATACCCATGATCTTCATTTGCCTTCCCGATATCGTAGCGATTAAACTATAATTATGGGATAGAGAGTGTTAGGGGGGAACAGCAGATGGCGATCTATACGCGTACAGGGGATACAGGAGAGACCTCGGTGATCGGAGGCCGGGTAGGCAAGGATGATGTCCGCGTCGAGGCTTACGGTACCATTGATGAGCTGAACAGCTATGTGGGACAGGCCCGCAGCCTCATGGAAGACGGGCGGTTCGCGGATGTGCGGGAGCAGCTGCTGGAGATTCAGCATGAGCTGTTTGACTGCGGTACCGATCTGGCTTTTGTGAAGCTGAGCGAGAGTAAATATCATGTAAAAAGCGAAATGGCCCAGCGTCTCGAAGGCTGGATTGACCAACTGCAGGCCGAAAACCCGCCGCTTGAGCGGTTCATTCTGCCGGGCGGCAGCCAGCTGGCCTCGGTGCTGCATATCTGCCGTACAGTATGCCGCAGAGCGGAACGGCGTGCCGTCACTTTGGGGCGGAGTGCGGATATTAATCCGGAGGCTGTGATTTATCTCAACCGGCTGTCCGACTATTTCTTTGCGCTGGCCCGCACAGCAAATACCCGGCTGGGCATTGCGGATATAGAATATGTGCGGGGCACAAAGGTGTTCAGAGACTGATATGACAAGCTACTATTCACCTATAACCTATCATGTGCCGCCGTCAGAAGACGGATGGGTGCTGAAGACCATCCTGCAGAAGCGGATGGATGTATCGCGCAAGCTGCTGTCCCGTCTCAAGCTGACCGAGCAGGGCATTATGCTGAACGGCGAACGGGTCTATATCAGTGTCCGGGTCAATGCCGGTGATACTGTGGAGATCCGCATGGAGCAGGAGACGTCGGAGGATATTCT
Coding sequences:
- a CDS encoding aspartyl-phosphate phosphatase Spo0E family protein encodes the protein MPSYGCESYPGSGNQPFKSDASIRNISLEDEIVILRSRMEQMFLQENSFTAANVIEISSLLDLKINEYMKKSSRKG
- a CDS encoding cob(I)yrinic acid a,c-diamide adenosyltransferase, with translation MAIYTRTGDTGETSVIGGRVGKDDVRVEAYGTIDELNSYVGQARSLMEDGRFADVREQLLEIQHELFDCGTDLAFVKLSESKYHVKSEMAQRLEGWIDQLQAENPPLERFILPGGSQLASVLHICRTVCRRAERRAVTLGRSADINPEAVIYLNRLSDYFFALARTANTRLGIADIEYVRGTKVFRD
- a CDS encoding aminotransferase class I/II-fold pyridoxal phosphate-dependent enzyme — protein: MITNKHTHNGDTSKSMNSYLAPLVQQIQPSGIRKFFDLAAGSKDVISLGVGEPDFKTPWHVREACVYSLERGFTGYTSNAGMPELREGIAGYLQSRFAIEYNPANQIIATVGGSEAIDLALRALISPGDEILIPEPCYISYSPITAIGGGIPVGIETFGENNFKLTAEGLEAKITPRSKILILCYPSNPTGAIMSREDWEPIAKVVEKHDLIVISDEIYAELTYGSNHVSFASLPGMIDRTILVSGFSKAFAMTGWRMGYACGHPDLISAMLKIHQYTVMCAPSMGQVAALEALTNGMEEKDRMTDSYNQRRRLIVKGLRDAGLDCHEPQGAFYAFPSIRRTGLTSDEFAQRLLLEHKVAAVPGSVFGLGGEGYLRCSYATSVAQINEAIERIGAFVSQLERERS
- a CDS encoding hemolysin family protein encodes the protein MLILVNAFFAASEMALISLNDNKIRLMAQEGNPKAKLLQGLLEEPSRFLATIQIGITLAGFMASAFAAENFAGDLSALLVSLGVPVAVNILNTISLVVITLILSYVTLVLGELVPKRVAMKKADAIAMFVASPLNLLSKVAAPFVKLLTSSTNLLVRLFGVDPNENDEEVSEEEIRMMLDSGTQMGTIQAAEKLMINNIFDFDNKQVSDIMTHRTDIVAVSVLDTAEKVIRAAEKEGYSRFPVYENHMDNIVGILHTKDLIRFVNGGSGGAWNVRELARSPYFVPASKKTHELFEELQQNRVHFAVVVDEYGGTAGIVTMEDLLEEIVGNIYDEYDEQDEEYTRLDDQTYLFTGTMNLREVQQVLAAQLPVEEYDTISGFVIGQLGRIPTAQEKPEFVYGRYTFAVQEVGQRRIRKVRVTLNEAAG
- a CDS encoding FAD-dependent oxidoreductase; the protein is MDLNSGRLPWESTLPEIPAYPVLQEDISCECLIVGAGMGGAMTAYKLSLSGLDTVMIDKRTVGGGSSHANTGLLQTANDKSLTSCIHTYGEQNGVLFYRMCQRAVRNILKLQDKLDINPHIVTRPSLLYASRPEDVPALRKEHHTLIAHGFDSEFWEADKIGANYAFTKPGAIYSREDAETNPFRTVHSLIHKAHAVGVRVYEHTKAVHFKFEDEGVICYTEGGRIFAKKVIFSMGYETQEMKKDRGADLINTYAIMTRPLKKMPKWHEQSLIWETARPYLYLRTTHDKRIVIGGKDEPLTDPQRREVRVLSRSQRLLEELEALFPELKGVEAEYAWGAVFGTTRDGLPFIGPHPDYPNCFFIEGYGGNGTVYSMIAAELVTDSLMGKLRPELELFSLTRSAKQVPTQAVEA
- a CDS encoding Lrp/AsnC family transcriptional regulator, coding for MKEMNELKRKVLELLKEDARSSTALMATMLGAEEDDIKAVIEQMEKDHVIVKYATVVNWDKVDDERVTALIEVQITPERGRGFEGIAERIYLYPQVKSVYLMSGAYDLLVEVEGRNLREVANFVSEKLSPIDSVLSTKTNFTLKKYKQDGIIFEDHEEDNRLMISP
- a CDS encoding spore coat protein, yielding MYAQNGSTFMADEDMLKTVLTDLRRTVREYTTAATESNCPVVRATFNELTMDTLRLQGELYGHMKQLNMYSAPGKALRQDVDKQIQSAQQAEQKCQQFVQQKTGGAAAYAKTGNVPLHQPNVHSSYYM